From a single Fulvivirga ulvae genomic region:
- a CDS encoding nuclear transport factor 2 family protein, which translates to MTEAQMQEITNSATEVVKKVFEYSNKMDFETGLNHYSENSNSYFITDGIMHSLTDLREAYKNIGPSVEELHNTIESWNVQVLSPEVVTFTLPIKLKLKLTGMPEFTGQLVWTATLQKQEDQWVIVQSHESWLNCAEVASALTPANDI; encoded by the coding sequence TTGACAGAAGCTCAAATGCAGGAAATTACTAATTCAGCCACGGAGGTTGTAAAAAAGGTTTTTGAATATTCTAATAAAATGGACTTTGAAACCGGACTAAATCATTATTCTGAAAACTCTAATTCATATTTTATCACCGATGGAATAATGCATTCATTGACTGACCTTAGGGAAGCGTATAAGAATATAGGACCTTCAGTGGAAGAATTACACAATACAATTGAAAGTTGGAATGTTCAGGTCTTGTCACCTGAGGTTGTTACATTCACTCTTCCCATAAAACTAAAGTTGAAACTAACAGGGATGCCTGAATTCACTGGACAACTTGTTTGGACAGCAACACTTCAAAAACAAGAAGATCAATGGGTGATTGTTCAAAGTCATGAATCCTGGTTAAACTGTGCTGAGGTTGCATCTGCGCTGACTCCCGCCAATGACATTTAA
- a CDS encoding VOC family protein, which produces MTKINPYLNFPGNTEEAFNFYQSIFGGEFLGGIIRFGDMPMEGHENMSEEVKNKVMHIALPIGDGNMLMATDALESMGQKLSQGNNFYISVSTDSKDEAQRIYDKLSEGGAIEMPIGDVPWGSYFSMFKDKFDVQWMVSYDYPKE; this is translated from the coding sequence ATGACAAAAATCAATCCCTATTTAAATTTCCCCGGTAATACGGAAGAGGCCTTCAACTTTTACCAATCTATTTTCGGAGGCGAATTCCTTGGTGGTATCATCCGGTTCGGCGATATGCCTATGGAGGGCCACGAGAACATGTCGGAAGAAGTTAAAAATAAAGTAATGCACATAGCGCTGCCCATCGGGGATGGCAATATGCTGATGGCCACTGATGCCTTGGAATCGATGGGACAGAAACTTTCGCAGGGCAACAATTTTTACATATCCGTATCGACCGACAGCAAAGATGAAGCACAGCGCATCTACGACAAACTTTCAGAAGGCGGTGCCATTGAAATGCCTATCGGTGATGTGCCCTGGGGTTCGTATTTCAGTATGTTTAAAGACAAGTTCGATGTACAGTGGATGGTAAGCTATGATTATCCAAAAGAGTAA
- a CDS encoding NUDIX hydrolase, which yields MLNSYSEEDKVLLAVDCIIFGFDQDDLKILLIKRDFEPEKGKWSLMGGFLKKDENLDHAASRILKHLTGITDIYMEQLYSFSEIDRDPVERTLSVAYFALINIAGHNEKLSEQFSAQWFSISDAPKLIFDHDKMVQHAIRRLRYRTSNEPVGFELLPKKFTMRQLQKLYEAIFGKKIDKRNFVNKINALGILIKLPEKDMSSSKKGSYLFQFDKLKYDKKVSEGFSFKL from the coding sequence ATGCTTAATAGTTATAGTGAAGAAGACAAAGTTCTCCTGGCCGTAGATTGTATAATATTCGGTTTTGATCAGGATGATTTAAAAATATTACTTATCAAAAGGGATTTTGAACCGGAAAAGGGAAAATGGTCCCTTATGGGAGGCTTTCTAAAAAAGGACGAAAATTTGGATCATGCTGCGAGTAGAATATTAAAGCACTTAACGGGTATTACGGATATTTATATGGAGCAACTTTATTCTTTCAGTGAGATTGATCGGGATCCTGTAGAACGCACTCTATCCGTTGCTTATTTTGCCCTGATCAATATTGCCGGACATAATGAAAAACTTTCTGAACAATTTTCAGCTCAATGGTTCAGTATATCTGATGCTCCTAAACTAATATTTGACCATGATAAAATGGTCCAGCATGCCATAAGAAGACTTCGATACCGCACTTCAAATGAGCCGGTTGGTTTTGAACTATTGCCCAAAAAATTCACCATGCGACAGCTTCAAAAGCTGTATGAAGCTATTTTTGGCAAAAAAATAGACAAGCGCAATTTCGTTAATAAAATAAATGCGCTTGGTATCCTGATTAAACTACCTGAAAAAGATATGTCTTCCTCAAAGAAAGGATCTTATCTATTTCAATTTGATAAATTAAAATATGACAAAAAAGTTAGTGAGGGGTTCAGTTTCAAATTATAA
- a CDS encoding TIM-barrel domain-containing protein, giving the protein MKIKKIHLGLCVMLWFTGCVEPQYQITDGGVIIDINQNKESEVRKVHLRILGNELIHVSATPDNDFPEDSSLIIVPGLQTVPFTVEDEQDSITVSTKRLKVFVSKANGGIKFKDSAGKVVLAEKPGGGKSFTPIEVEGTKGYTIRQIFDSPADEAFYGLGQHQADEFNYKGKSEELFQYNTKVSVPFVVSNKNYGLLWDSYSLSRFGDSREYKQLNKIFTLYDKEGTPGGLTGTYLSRTTDFPMLVRKEDSLCFEDIKSVKNLPENFPLKGADVTYEGALEASKDGTYKFILYYAGYVKVYLNDELVVPERWRTAWNPNSYKFTFDLEAGKKVPLRVEWKPDGGRSYCGLRVQTPQSDEEHNNQVWWSEMDKKMDYYFVYGDSMDEIIKGYRTLTGKSQIMPKWAMGFWQSRERYKTQDEIVSTLKEFRDRKIPIDNIVLDWNHWREDAWGSHEFDEKRFPDPKAMVDSIHAMNGKMMISVWPKFYATTEHYKEFDKEGWMYQQAVQDSIRDWVGPGYVGSFYDAYSPGARKLFWNQIYDHYYPLGIDAWWMDASEPNILDCTDMGYRKALCGPTALGSSTEYFNTYALMNAEAIYNGQRSVAPDKRVFLLTRSGFAGLQRYSTATWSGDIATRWEDMKAQISAGLNFAMSGIPYWTMDIGGFCVEDRYVAAQFEYDKEGEENDDYKEWRELNARWYQFGAFAPLFRAHGQFPYREPWHIAPQGHAAYNSILYYTNLRYRLMPYIYAMAGMTYFDDYTIMRPLVMDFSTDSTVENISDQFMFGSAFMVCPVYEYGARSREVYFPEETNWYDFYTGQSIQGGQRLKVEAPYERIPLFIREGSIIPVGPEMQYSDEKAAETIVLYVYKGQNGSFTLYEDEGDNYNYEKGEYSTISFNYNEAKGTLTIGEREGQFDEMLKDRTFVIVPVSKEKPQVFSPDATGQNVKYTGKELTIEL; this is encoded by the coding sequence ATGAAGATCAAAAAAATACATCTGGGGTTATGTGTTATGCTCTGGTTCACTGGGTGTGTGGAGCCTCAGTACCAGATCACGGACGGCGGGGTCATTATTGACATAAACCAAAACAAAGAATCGGAAGTTCGCAAGGTTCATTTGCGGATACTGGGTAATGAGTTGATTCACGTATCTGCAACACCAGATAACGATTTTCCGGAGGACTCCAGTCTGATTATTGTTCCGGGGCTTCAAACTGTACCTTTCACTGTAGAGGATGAGCAGGATTCTATTACCGTAAGCACAAAGCGGCTTAAAGTCTTTGTATCAAAAGCTAATGGCGGAATAAAATTCAAAGATAGTGCTGGAAAGGTTGTTTTGGCAGAAAAGCCCGGAGGAGGCAAGTCATTTACACCTATTGAAGTAGAAGGAACAAAGGGCTATACTATACGACAAATATTTGACTCTCCTGCTGATGAAGCTTTTTATGGGCTGGGACAGCACCAGGCTGATGAATTCAACTACAAAGGCAAAAGCGAGGAACTGTTCCAGTATAATACCAAGGTGTCGGTGCCTTTTGTGGTTTCCAATAAGAATTATGGTCTTTTATGGGACAGTTATTCTTTAAGCCGCTTTGGTGATAGCCGTGAATACAAGCAGTTGAATAAGATATTTACATTATATGATAAGGAAGGAACTCCGGGAGGTTTAACGGGAACTTACTTATCGCGGACCACAGATTTTCCCATGCTGGTGCGTAAGGAAGATTCACTTTGTTTTGAAGACATTAAGTCGGTAAAGAATTTGCCTGAAAATTTTCCTTTGAAAGGAGCTGATGTGACCTATGAAGGAGCTCTAGAGGCCTCGAAGGACGGAACTTATAAATTCATCCTGTATTATGCAGGGTATGTCAAAGTTTATTTAAACGATGAATTGGTAGTGCCGGAACGCTGGCGAACAGCCTGGAACCCAAACAGCTACAAGTTCACATTTGATTTGGAAGCGGGAAAAAAGGTTCCTCTGCGCGTAGAATGGAAGCCGGATGGAGGCAGGTCGTATTGCGGTTTGCGGGTGCAGACTCCTCAGAGCGATGAAGAGCATAATAACCAGGTTTGGTGGAGCGAAATGGATAAGAAAATGGACTATTATTTCGTCTATGGCGATTCTATGGACGAAATAATTAAAGGATACCGGACACTTACAGGGAAATCTCAGATAATGCCAAAGTGGGCTATGGGCTTCTGGCAAAGCCGAGAAAGATATAAAACCCAGGATGAAATTGTAAGTACTCTGAAAGAATTCCGGGACCGCAAGATTCCTATTGACAATATTGTTCTTGACTGGAACCACTGGCGCGAAGATGCCTGGGGAAGTCATGAGTTTGACGAAAAACGTTTTCCCGACCCTAAGGCTATGGTAGACTCTATCCATGCAATGAATGGTAAAATGATGATTTCCGTGTGGCCCAAATTTTATGCTACCACGGAACACTACAAAGAGTTTGACAAAGAAGGGTGGATGTATCAGCAGGCAGTTCAGGACAGTATTCGTGATTGGGTAGGGCCGGGTTATGTAGGCTCATTTTACGACGCATATTCACCTGGTGCCCGAAAATTATTCTGGAATCAGATCTATGACCACTACTATCCTTTGGGGATAGACGCCTGGTGGATGGATGCCAGCGAACCTAATATCCTCGATTGCACCGATATGGGATACAGAAAGGCCCTTTGCGGCCCTACTGCCTTAGGCTCCTCTACAGAATATTTTAATACTTATGCATTAATGAATGCAGAGGCTATTTATAACGGGCAACGCAGTGTAGCTCCTGATAAACGCGTATTTTTATTGACTAGGTCGGGCTTTGCCGGCTTACAACGCTATTCTACTGCCACCTGGAGTGGCGACATTGCCACACGCTGGGAAGATATGAAAGCGCAAATTTCAGCAGGACTCAATTTTGCTATGAGTGGTATTCCTTATTGGACAATGGATATTGGTGGCTTTTGTGTGGAAGACAGATATGTGGCCGCACAGTTTGAATATGACAAAGAAGGGGAGGAGAATGATGATTACAAGGAATGGCGTGAATTGAATGCCCGCTGGTATCAGTTTGGCGCCTTTGCACCATTGTTCCGGGCACATGGACAATTCCCATATCGTGAACCGTGGCATATTGCTCCTCAGGGGCATGCTGCATACAATTCTATTCTATATTACACCAATTTGCGTTATAGATTGATGCCTTATATCTATGCTATGGCAGGCATGACCTATTTCGATGATTACACCATTATGAGGCCTCTGGTCATGGATTTTTCAACTGACAGTACCGTTGAAAACATCAGCGATCAATTTATGTTTGGTTCGGCGTTTATGGTATGTCCTGTTTATGAGTATGGAGCACGTTCCCGTGAAGTTTATTTTCCAGAAGAAACAAACTGGTATGATTTCTACACGGGGCAGTCTATCCAGGGAGGGCAAAGGCTGAAGGTCGAAGCTCCTTATGAACGTATTCCTTTGTTCATACGAGAAGGTTCTATTATACCGGTTGGCCCTGAAATGCAATACAGCGATGAGAAAGCTGCTGAAACTATAGTGCTTTATGTTTACAAAGGACAAAACGGAAGTTTCACTCTTTATGAGGATGAAGGAGATAATTATAACTACGAAAAGGGAGAATACTCAACCATATCTTTTAATTATAACGAAGCCAAAGGAACACTAACCATTGGCGAGCGGGAAGGGCAATTTGATGAAATGCTAAAGGACAGGACATTTGTAATTGTTCCTGTAAGTAAGGAGAAACCTCAGGTATTCTCACCAGATGCCACAGGGCAGAATGTAAAGTATACGGGGAAAGAACTGACAATAGAATTGTAA
- a CDS encoding class I SAM-dependent methyltransferase yields the protein MLSKKEQAVLRSRIFRHLDGIVTAPSAYALKAHGVTDFLLARKKTDLRAIATQFKANEGYLNVALRALCSQGWLIQHIDNEADSITFETNDRSEAAFTLFSKYKDVVELLILSEKYHSRRFEMEPFLKLEDIFSKLGNKYEQSSSASVTEEEVHQQILTHIEGIVVGPTLVHLGMSGMFHKYFMETRFKAEEFHKDAEGFGRLLDILTQLKWFNKINGTYEFTEEGLFFARRASAYGVTVSYIPTLRKLNDLIFGDPTILKGLDANGNEKHVDREMNVWGSGGAHAAYFKVVDEIIIEIFNRPLNEQPKGILDMGCGNGAFLKHLFGVVANQTSRGRVLEEHPLLLIGVDYNEAALKVSKANLIQADIWAKIIWGDIGKPDVLASDLKEAYNIDLKDLLNVRTFLDHNRIWEEPEKKDNLRISTSTGAYCSEGRRLNNNLVSESLRQHFKKWTPYVQQYGLLLIELHTVRPELVAENLGKTAATAYDVTHGYSDQYIVEVEEFIKVLQDAGLTHDKEVFRKYPDSALATVTINLFKA from the coding sequence ATGCTATCAAAAAAAGAACAGGCTGTACTCAGAAGCAGGATATTCCGGCATCTGGATGGTATTGTTACTGCCCCCTCGGCATATGCTTTAAAAGCACATGGCGTAACTGATTTTTTACTGGCCAGAAAAAAGACTGACCTGCGCGCCATTGCCACTCAATTTAAAGCTAATGAAGGATATCTGAACGTTGCGCTGAGGGCTTTGTGCTCCCAGGGGTGGCTCATACAGCATATAGATAATGAAGCCGATAGCATTACATTTGAAACCAATGATCGCTCGGAAGCGGCTTTCACACTTTTTTCAAAGTATAAAGATGTTGTAGAGCTGCTTATACTTTCGGAAAAGTACCATAGCCGGCGATTTGAAATGGAGCCTTTTCTGAAGCTGGAAGACATATTCAGTAAACTAGGGAATAAATATGAGCAATCTTCGTCAGCTTCCGTCACGGAGGAGGAAGTTCATCAACAAATTCTGACACACATTGAGGGGATAGTAGTCGGGCCTACACTGGTTCACCTGGGTATGAGCGGCATGTTTCATAAATACTTTATGGAAACCCGGTTTAAGGCGGAGGAATTTCACAAAGATGCAGAAGGGTTCGGGCGCTTGCTGGACATATTGACCCAGCTAAAATGGTTTAACAAGATCAATGGTACTTACGAATTTACGGAGGAGGGTCTGTTTTTCGCCAGACGGGCCAGCGCCTATGGAGTTACCGTCTCTTACATACCCACACTCAGAAAGCTCAACGACCTTATTTTCGGTGACCCTACTATACTGAAAGGGCTGGATGCCAATGGGAATGAGAAGCACGTTGACCGGGAAATGAACGTATGGGGGAGTGGCGGTGCCCACGCCGCTTATTTTAAAGTGGTGGACGAGATCATTATCGAGATATTCAACAGACCGCTCAACGAACAGCCGAAGGGAATTTTGGATATGGGCTGTGGGAACGGAGCCTTTTTGAAGCATCTATTCGGGGTAGTGGCAAACCAGACTTCCAGGGGCAGGGTGCTCGAAGAACACCCCCTGCTGTTGATCGGCGTGGACTATAATGAGGCTGCACTGAAAGTGTCGAAGGCAAACCTTATACAGGCAGATATTTGGGCCAAGATCATTTGGGGAGATATCGGTAAGCCGGACGTGCTAGCTTCTGACCTGAAAGAGGCCTACAATATTGACCTGAAAGATTTACTCAATGTACGCACCTTTCTGGATCATAACCGTATTTGGGAGGAGCCGGAGAAGAAAGATAACCTGCGGATCAGCACCTCAACCGGAGCGTATTGCAGTGAGGGCAGGAGGTTGAATAACAACCTTGTATCTGAGTCTCTCAGACAGCATTTTAAAAAATGGACACCTTATGTGCAGCAATATGGCCTGCTGCTCATCGAACTGCATACAGTCCGCCCTGAACTGGTAGCCGAGAACCTGGGTAAAACAGCCGCCACGGCGTACGATGTTACACACGGCTACTCAGACCAGTACATTGTAGAGGTCGAAGAGTTTATCAAAGTACTTCAGGATGCAGGCCTTACCCATGACAAGGAGGTATTCAGAAAGTACCCTGACTCAGCATTGGCAACAGTGACGATCAATCTGTTCAAGGCCTGA
- a CDS encoding Type 1 glutamine amidotransferase-like domain-containing protein translates to MISNIKPIYLLSDSQLLFSRDTTGQYFLASVKDDIGKVNIKAVYIGWSNGNQPEFYELFKEGMKNLQIMDCRMISSEFTATDKQDLQHADLILLAGGDVIAGWERLSETGAAGIIKERYVSGAVLIGISAGAIQLGDRVPFAADNESVEMMKLVPYIIGAHDEANQWSDLKKAVHLSGTEGIGIPFGTGFKYYSDQRIEIINKDKELFYYIR, encoded by the coding sequence TTGATAAGTAATATAAAACCAATATACCTGCTATCTGATAGTCAGCTGTTGTTTTCACGAGATACCACAGGACAGTATTTTCTGGCTTCTGTAAAAGACGATATCGGCAAAGTAAACATCAAAGCAGTCTACATCGGCTGGTCTAATGGCAATCAGCCTGAGTTTTACGAACTTTTTAAGGAAGGCATGAAGAACCTGCAAATAATGGATTGTAGGATGATTTCTTCTGAATTTACGGCAACCGACAAGCAAGACCTGCAACACGCTGACCTTATATTACTGGCCGGAGGTGATGTAATAGCGGGATGGGAAAGGTTATCAGAAACCGGAGCTGCCGGCATTATCAAAGAAAGATATGTGTCCGGGGCAGTTCTGATCGGCATATCAGCCGGTGCTATTCAATTAGGTGATCGGGTCCCCTTTGCAGCAGATAACGAGTCTGTAGAGATGATGAAGCTGGTGCCTTACATCATTGGTGCACATGATGAGGCCAATCAGTGGAGCGATCTGAAAAAGGCCGTGCATCTTTCAGGTACAGAAGGGATTGGCATTCCCTTTGGTACTGGTTTTAAATATTACTCAGACCAGCGTATTGAGATTATTAATAAGGATAAGGAGTTGTTTTACTATATAAGGTGA
- a CDS encoding LamG-like jellyroll fold domain-containing protein — protein MKVALRLAGLLVLIFAGAISFQSMAQPFVHPGILHTQSDFERMRENVNAGKEPWKSGFEVLVASPYAKLSWSPRPAETVSRHGTGDNVAVLYKDIAAAYQHALMWKITGNTAHGDKAVEILNAWSVTHKTLTGNTDRYLASGLFGYQFANVAELMRDYPGFELPRFQNYMLNVFYYPLVERFLLGNEHGADHNDACITNYWANWDLCNMAAMLAIGILCDNREIYNKGINYFKYGGGNGAIKHVVPHLFSDQLGQWQESGRDQGHTLLGVGLMASFCEIAWNQGDDMYGYDNNRFRKGAEYAAKYNYGEEVPFAKYVWYSWINCRYNEHTVVSNAGRGEYRGIWEMIYNHYGRRLGQADKIPYITAMVEKQRPESGPGGHPTTFDQPGLGTLTRSLGTDCSPTSLTPYMQIGGDRVQTAYAAIDSGASVTLSVQPTDGSISWSTGETSHEITISDITSDTTCTVNFKNSCGALSQQSFVINMNYPTGLIAHYTFEQNTDDVSGSELHADSVNGPVFVRGKLNDAISLDGVDDHLLVPEGILSTAADMTIMTWVKLDENHDWSRIFDFGNNTSEYMFLTGNSGTGTLRFVIKNGDEEHQVNTGALPTGKWVHVAVTLFGDQCTLYVDGEVANTNNSVTFNPYDLGSTTNNFIGRSQYPTDPYLDGSLDDFRIYNYALSASMIYELYAASVGLDVTVYPNPARDLLYIRSKGSGISEVRLFNVLGMEIDCPKQVKPDLSTIDMHFLSQGFYFVNVHFDNNLTETVKIVKK, from the coding sequence ATGAAAGTAGCTCTCCGCTTAGCGGGTCTATTGGTTTTAATTTTTGCCGGAGCAATATCTTTTCAGAGCATGGCTCAACCCTTTGTCCATCCGGGCATACTGCACACGCAGTCTGATTTTGAAAGGATGAGAGAGAACGTGAATGCAGGAAAAGAGCCATGGAAATCTGGTTTCGAGGTGTTGGTGGCGAGTCCTTATGCAAAGCTTAGCTGGTCACCACGGCCGGCGGAAACTGTTTCAAGACATGGGACAGGTGATAATGTGGCAGTACTTTATAAGGATATTGCAGCGGCTTACCAGCATGCTTTGATGTGGAAAATCACCGGCAATACTGCTCATGGGGATAAAGCTGTAGAGATACTGAATGCCTGGTCGGTCACACATAAAACGCTGACAGGTAATACCGACCGGTATCTTGCCTCCGGACTTTTCGGTTACCAGTTTGCTAATGTCGCAGAGCTTATGCGTGACTATCCGGGCTTTGAGCTGCCCCGGTTTCAAAACTATATGCTGAATGTATTCTATTACCCTTTGGTAGAGCGCTTTTTACTGGGCAATGAACATGGTGCTGACCACAATGATGCATGCATCACAAACTACTGGGCCAACTGGGACTTATGCAATATGGCGGCTATGCTGGCTATCGGCATACTTTGCGACAACCGTGAAATATATAACAAAGGCATCAACTATTTCAAATATGGGGGTGGTAATGGTGCTATAAAGCATGTGGTCCCCCATTTATTTTCAGACCAACTGGGGCAGTGGCAGGAAAGTGGTCGTGATCAAGGGCATACGTTGTTAGGCGTTGGCCTGATGGCAAGCTTTTGCGAAATAGCCTGGAACCAGGGAGATGATATGTATGGGTATGATAACAACAGATTTAGAAAAGGGGCTGAATATGCTGCAAAGTATAATTACGGTGAAGAGGTGCCTTTCGCCAAGTATGTCTGGTATAGCTGGATCAACTGCCGGTACAACGAACACACGGTGGTGTCTAATGCAGGACGTGGAGAATATCGCGGTATATGGGAAATGATATACAACCACTACGGCAGGCGCCTGGGGCAGGCAGATAAAATCCCCTACATCACGGCCATGGTAGAAAAACAAAGACCTGAAAGTGGTCCCGGAGGCCACCCTACTACTTTTGATCAGCCCGGCCTGGGCACCCTAACCCGCTCTCTGGGAACTGACTGCAGCCCCACGTCCCTGACTCCTTATATGCAGATTGGTGGTGATCGTGTCCAGACTGCCTATGCAGCCATAGATTCCGGTGCCAGTGTTACTCTCAGTGTACAACCCACTGATGGAAGTATAAGCTGGAGCACGGGAGAAACGTCCCATGAGATCACCATCAGCGATATCACCAGTGACACCACATGTACCGTCAATTTCAAAAACAGTTGTGGTGCACTTTCTCAGCAAAGTTTCGTGATCAATATGAATTACCCTACCGGATTAATCGCTCACTATACCTTTGAACAAAATACGGACGATGTTTCAGGCAGTGAGCTGCACGCCGATAGTGTCAATGGGCCTGTGTTTGTGAGAGGTAAATTGAATGACGCCATCAGTCTGGATGGTGTGGATGATCACCTGCTGGTACCTGAAGGTATATTGAGCACTGCCGCTGATATGACGATCATGACGTGGGTAAAACTTGACGAAAACCATGACTGGTCACGTATATTCGATTTTGGCAATAACACCTCTGAATATATGTTCTTAACGGGCAATTCTGGAACAGGCACTTTACGGTTCGTGATCAAAAATGGCGATGAAGAACATCAAGTCAATACGGGTGCACTGCCTACCGGAAAGTGGGTACACGTAGCGGTGACCTTATTTGGAGATCAGTGCACTTTATATGTTGACGGTGAAGTGGCCAATACAAATAATTCTGTCACCTTCAACCCTTACGATCTGGGCAGCACAACAAATAACTTTATCGGTCGCTCACAATATCCGACTGACCCCTATCTGGATGGAAGCCTGGATGACTTCAGGATCTATAACTATGCTTTGTCCGCTTCAATGATCTATGAGCTATATGCGGCCAGTGTAGGATTAGATGTAACGGTTTATCCGAATCCGGCACGAGACCTGCTGTATATCCGCTCAAAAGGGTCGGGTATTTCAGAAGTCAGACTTTTTAATGTTTTAGGTATGGAGATTGACTGCCCGAAACAGGTTAAACCTGATCTGTCCACCATAGATATGCATTTTTTATCTCAGGGATTTTACTTTGTAAATGTTCATTTTGATAACAACCTTACGGAAACGGTTAAGATCGTAAAGAAGTAA
- a CDS encoding alpha-N-arabinofuranosidase has protein sequence MKRILSLMLVSLAFQTPGLSQDRKLQMTVKTDDKAPIISKHIYGHFAEHLGRCIYGGFFVGEASNIPNTDGVRNDVIDALKALQIPNLRWPGGCFADTYHWKDGIGPKDERPTIVNQWWGSVTEDNSFGTHDFLNLCEILGAEPYLAGNVGSGTVQELADWVQYVNFSGTSPMSDLRKENGREKPWKVKYWGVGNEAWGCGGHMRPEYYADVYRKYATFMSDANIEGGLYKVASGASSSDYHWTEVIMKNVPLNLLQGVALHHYSVIDWSNKGSAVDFQEEHYFKLMQKAWEMEELVNKHVAIMDKYDPEKKVDLIVDEWGAWYDVEKGTNPGFLYQQNTMRDAMIAGMTLNIFNNHADRVKMANLAQAVNVLQAVILTDEQKMLLTPTYHVMKMYTVHHDAQLLPVTFDSPEYSLGEESLPAISVTASKDKNGVVHISLVNIDANKTNEIEIDLNALGVREVTVKVLTSGKLQDHNTFDHPDKIEPRPFKNFKRSKKGVYTVKIPPFSVVMLEEIK, from the coding sequence ATGAAAAGAATATTAAGCTTGATGCTGGTTAGTCTGGCGTTTCAAACACCTGGTCTTTCGCAAGATAGAAAACTGCAAATGACAGTTAAAACAGATGATAAGGCACCAATAATAAGTAAACACATATACGGACATTTTGCAGAGCACCTGGGTAGATGCATATACGGAGGCTTTTTTGTAGGAGAGGCCAGCAATATACCCAATACCGATGGTGTGAGAAATGATGTAATCGATGCCCTTAAAGCGTTGCAAATCCCGAATTTAAGATGGCCTGGAGGCTGTTTTGCAGATACTTACCATTGGAAAGATGGTATTGGGCCAAAAGATGAGAGACCAACTATAGTAAATCAATGGTGGGGTAGTGTAACGGAAGACAATAGTTTTGGAACCCATGATTTCCTGAATTTGTGTGAAATATTAGGCGCAGAGCCTTACCTGGCTGGCAATGTTGGTAGTGGCACCGTACAGGAACTGGCGGACTGGGTACAATATGTTAATTTTTCAGGAACAAGCCCGATGTCAGATTTACGCAAAGAAAACGGACGTGAAAAACCATGGAAGGTGAAGTACTGGGGTGTTGGAAATGAGGCTTGGGGCTGTGGAGGTCACATGCGTCCTGAATACTATGCTGATGTGTATAGGAAGTATGCTACTTTTATGTCTGATGCAAATATCGAAGGAGGATTGTATAAAGTAGCATCCGGGGCCAGCAGTTCCGATTATCACTGGACAGAAGTAATTATGAAAAATGTACCTCTCAATTTGTTGCAGGGAGTGGCACTGCACCACTATTCGGTAATAGACTGGAGCAATAAAGGCTCTGCTGTTGATTTTCAGGAAGAACACTACTTCAAGCTTATGCAAAAAGCGTGGGAAATGGAAGAGCTGGTTAATAAGCATGTGGCCATTATGGACAAATACGATCCTGAAAAGAAAGTAGACCTCATAGTGGATGAATGGGGAGCTTGGTATGATGTGGAAAAAGGTACCAACCCGGGATTTCTTTACCAGCAGAATACGATGCGCGATGCCATGATTGCAGGAATGACGCTGAATATTTTCAATAATCACGCTGATAGAGTAAAAATGGCCAATCTTGCACAGGCGGTCAATGTATTACAGGCGGTCATCCTTACCGATGAGCAAAAAATGCTGCTTACTCCCACATATCATGTAATGAAAATGTATACGGTGCACCACGATGCACAATTACTGCCCGTTACATTCGATTCTCCTGAATATTCCCTTGGAGAGGAATCTCTTCCTGCTATATCGGTAACAGCATCGAAAGACAAAAATGGAGTAGTACACATATCCCTTGTGAATATCGATGCCAACAAAACCAATGAGATAGAGATTGATCTTAACGCTCTTGGGGTTAGAGAAGTGACAGTCAAGGTATTGACCTCAGGGAAATTACAAGATCATAATACTTTTGACCATCCGGATAAAATTGAACCACGTCCATTTAAGAATTTCAAAAGATCAAAAAAAGGGGTGTATACCGTTAAAATACCTCCTTTTTCAGTTGTGATGTTGGAAGAGATCAAATAA